The bacterium nucleotide sequence GTGGACTCACTATTTTTTGTAGAGCAAGACATTGGCCATGGCCAGCAATCCTTCTTGCCTTCCCAAGCTTCCTAGCTTTTCCGCTCTTGTTGCTTTGATACTGACTTGATCAACGTTAAGATCCAAAATCTTGGCCAAATTTTGTTGCATGGCCGGAACGTGTGGGGCAATTTTGGGTTGCTCGGTCATGATGGTGCTATCAATATTGGCCATATGCCAACCTTTGTCCAAAACCATGGCATAAATCTTTTGTAAAAACATTTCACTGTTGGCATTTTTATAGGCTGGATCTGTGTCAGAAAAATATTGACCAATGTCCCCCAAAGCTAACGCTCCCAGCATGGCATCACATATGGCATGAATTAAGGCATCGGCATCCGAGTGGCCACTTAAACCCATAGAATGTTCTATTTCTACTCCCCCCAGCACAATATTTTGCCGCTCTGTTGTAAATGCATGAATATCCACGCCTTGACCTATTCTAAACATTTTGCTCCTTGTTCAACTTTAGCAAGACTTCAAACAACTTAAAATCTGAAGTTT carries:
- the ispF gene encoding 2-C-methyl-D-erythritol 2,4-cyclodiphosphate synthase, which codes for MFRIGQGVDIHAFTTERQNIVLGGVEIEHSMGLSGHSDADALIHAICDAMLGALALGDIGQYFSDTDPAYKNANSEMFLQKIYAMVLDKGWHMANIDSTIMTEQPKIAPHVPAMQQNLAKILDLNVDQVSIKATRAEKLGSLGRQEGLLAMANVLLYKK